TCATGACCCACAACCACGCCCTGGACCTGGAACTGACCGCCGCCCTGCTCAAGCGCGATGATTTTGCCTACTTCGGCCTGATCGGCTCCAGGACCAAGCGCGTCAAGTTCGAACACCGCCTGCGTGATCGCGGCTTCGACCCCGCGCAATTGCAACGCATGCGCTGCCCGATGGGCCTCACCGAGGTGAAGGGCAAATTGCCGGTGGAGATCGCCATTTCCATCGCTGGCGAAATCATCGCCACCTATAACGCCCAGTTCGGCCAGCACACCGCCAGCGCCGAACCCATTGCCAAATTGCTGCCGGTCTCACGCCGCAGCCAAGCCAAGAATTGAGATAACCATGCCCTTGACTCGCAAAGCCTACCGTGCCGCCATCCTGCACAGCATCGCCGATCCCGCCGAGGTCGGCATCGACGCGTCCTACGAGTATTTCGAAGACGGCCTGCTGGTGATCGACAACGGCCAGATCAGCGCGGTTGGCCATGCCGGCGACCTGCTGCCGACCCTGCCCGCCGACATCGACGTCACGCATTATCAGGACGCGCTGATCACCCCCGGCCTGATCGACACCCACATCCACCTGCCGCAGACCGGCATGGTCGGCGCCTATGGCGAGCAACTGCTGGACTGGCTCAACACCTACACCTTCCCGTGTGAAAGCCAGTTCGCCGACAAGGCGCACGCTGACGAAGTGGCGGATATCTTCATCAAGGAACTGCTGCGCAACGGCACCACCACGGCGCTGGTATTCGGCAGCGTGCACCCGCAATCGGTGAACTCGTTCTTCGAAGCCGCTGAAAAACTTGACCTGCGCATGATCGCCGGCAAAGTGATGATGGACCGCAACGCGCCGGACTACCTGACCGACACCCCGCAATCGGGCTACGAGCAAAGCAAGACGCTGATCGAACGCTGGCACGGCAAGGGCCGCCTGCATTACGCCGTCACGCCGCGATTCGCCCCCACCAGCACGCCGGAACAACTGGCCCTGGCCGGGCAACTGTTGGGGGAATACCCGGACCTGTACATGCAGACCCACATCAGTGAGAACAAGCAGGAAGTCGAGTGGGTGAAGGCGCTGTTTCCGGAGCGCAACGGCTATCTGGACGTGTACGACCACTACAAGCTGCTCGGCGAACGCTCGGTGTTTGCCCATGGCGTGCACCTGTGCGACGAGGAATGCGCACGGTTGGCCCAGACCGGTTCGGCCGTGGCGTTTTGCCCGACATCAAACCTCTTCCTCGGCAGTGGCCTGTTCAACCTGCCGATGGCCGAAAAGCACAAACTGAATGTAGGCCTGGGCACCGACGTAGGCGGCGGCACCAGTTTCTCGCTGCTTCAGACACTGAATGAAGCCTACAAGGTCATGCAACTGCAAGGCGCGCGGTTGAGCCCGTTCAAGTCGCTGTACCTCGCCACCCTGGGCGGCGCACGAGCGCTGCGCCTGGAAGACAAGATCGGCACCCTGCAGCCGGGCACGGATGCGGACTTCCTGGTGCTGGACTACAACGCCACGCCGCTGCTCAGCTATCGCTTGAAGCAGGCCAATAACATTGCCGAGACGCTGTTCGTGCTGATGACGCTGGGGGATGATCGGACGGTGTTGCAGACCTATGCAGCCGGCCAACTCGTGCACCAACGCTAATTTCAGCCGCAGCACAAAACAAATGTGGGAGGGGGCTTGCCCCCGATAGCAGAGTATCAGTCACTGATTCAGTTGACTGACACACCGCCATCGGGGGCAAGCCCCCTCCCACATTTGATTGGGTTGGGCTTACAACTTTACCGAAGAGCGCCCTGGCTTCTTGGTCTGCAGCAAATGCGAGAACACCGCATGCAAGTCATCCGATGCACTTTCCTCATCGAGGTTGAGCTTGCTGTCGATATGGTCCATGTGATGCATCATCAAGTCCACCGCCAGTACCGCATCGCGGGCTTCGATCGCGTCGATCAGCTGGGTGTGTTCATCGTAGGAACAGTGCGAGCGGTTGCCGCTTTCGTACTGGGCGATGATCAATGAAGTCTGGGACACCAGGCTACGCTGGAAGCTGATCAACGGCGCATTCTTCGCCGCTTCAGCCAGCTTCAAGTGAAACTCGCCGGAGAGGCGGATGCCGGCACCCCGGTCGCCACGGGAGAAACTGTCGCGTTCGTCGTTGACCATCTGGCGCAACTCGGCCAATTGCTCAGCGGTGGCGTGCTGTACCGCCAATTCGGTGATCGCCCGCTCCACCAGGCGCCGGGCCATGAACACCTGGCGCGCCTCTTCAACGCTTGGGCTGGCGACGACCGCGCCACGATTGGGCCGCAGCAACACCACGCCTTCATGGGCCAGACGCGATAGCGCGCGGCGAATGATGGTGCGGCTTACGCCGAAGATTTCGCCCAGTGCCTCTTCGCTCAATTTGGTGCCGGGTGCCAGGCGTTGCTCGAGGATCGCCTCGAAGATATGCGCGTAGACGATATCGTCCTGGGTTCCGCTGCGACCAGCCTTGCCGGCTCGCGGTTGTTTCTTGAGAGGTTGCAACTGTTCGTTCATGGGCACTCGGGTTTGGAGAACGGCGGCGAATTAACGGTAATACGGCAACAGCGGGTCGCTGGCAAGTATCACCTAAAAACAGGGCACATTGTACACAACCCTATGCGCCAACACACTGTACGGCTGTTTGCGGCGTCGGCTGTATTGCAATGGGACGTTACGTTTGAGTTTAGGCTTGATTCCACGATTTCCCCACGCCCTCTTTGTAGGAGCGAGCTTGCTCGCGAAAAACGTCAACGATAAAGCGAGCTTCCTGAATAACCATGGCGCTCTCGGGTTTTTCGCGAGCAAGCTCGCTCCTACAAAAGAACGCCTGACACAAGGAACACCTTTCCATGACCGACGCCACCCAAGCGCCGTTGCGCCCACTGGCCGACACCTCGCCATCGGCCCTCGTCGCCGGTTTCATCGCCATGATGACCGGCTACACCAGCTCGCTGGTGCTGATGTTCCAGGCCGGCCAGGCCGCCGGGTTGACCACGGCGCAGATCTCCTCATGGATCTGGGCGATTTCCATCGGCATGGCGGTGTGCAGCATCGGCCTGTCCCTGCGTTACCGCACGCCGATCACCATTGCCTGGTCGACACCCGGCGCGGCGCTGCTGATCACCAGCCTGGGCGGGGTCAGTTACGGCGAGGCCATCGGCGCCTACATTACCTGCGCGGTGCTGGTAACGATCTGCGGGCTGACCGGCAGCTTTGAAAAACTGGTCAAGCGTATCCCCGCCTCACTGGCGGCGGCGTTGCTGGCGGGGATTCTGTTCAAGATCGGCAGCGAAATCTTCGTCGCCGCGCAGCATCGCACCGGCCTGGTGCTGGGGATGTTTTTCACTTACCTGATCATCAAACGCCTGTCGCCGCGTTATGCCGTGCTGGCCGCGCTGGTGATCGGCACCTTGTTGTCAGGCTTGATGGGGCTGCTGGACTTCAGCGGTTTTCACCTGGAAGTCGCGACACCGGTGTGGACCACGCCGCATTTCTCACTGGCGGCGACCATCAGTATCGGCATTCCGCTGTTCGTGGTGGCGATGACTTCGCAAAACATGCCGGGGGTCGCCGTGCTGCGCGCCGACGGCTACACCGTGCCGGCCTCGCCACTGATCACCACCACCGGCCTCGCCTCGCTGGTGCTGGCGCCATTTGGCTCCCACGGTATCAACCTGGCGGCGATCAGCGCGGCGATCTGCACCGGGCCGCATGCCCATGAAGACCGCAACAAACGCTACACCGCGGCCGTGTGGTGCGGGGTTTTCTACGGGATTGCCGGGGTGTTCGGCGCGACCCTGGCGGCACTCTTCGCAGCGTTGCCCAAGGAACTGGTGCTGTCGATTGCGGCCCTGGCGTTGTTTGGCTCGATCATCAATGGCCTGAGCATCGCCATGAATGAGCCCAAGGAACGGGAAGCGGCGCTGATCACCTTTATGGTCACCGCGTCAGGCCTGACGTTGTTTTCCATCGGTTCGGCGTTCTGGGGGATTGTGGCGGGGCTGTTGACGCTGCTGATTCTGAATGGGAGGAGAAGCTAGCTTCAAGCTTCAAGCTTCAAGCCGCATCAGCTTGCGGCTTGAAGCTCGTAACTTGCCGCTTCAATTCTTGGAATTGATCGGCTTTTCCGGATACCACACGTCCAGCAACGGGCTGACTTCAGCCTTGGTCAGCTCGGAACGGGTTTTCAGCCAGGCTTCAACAGCAGCACGCTGCTCTTCGGAGACCGAGCCGCGCTTCTGCAGGCAAACCAGACCGTAGTCATCGCCGCCGACATAGCCCAGACCGTTGGCTTCCATGGCTTCTTTGATGAATGCTTCGAGGAAAGCGTCGATAGCTTCTTCACTCAGGCCTTCGTTGAAGTCCAGGTTCAGTTCGAAACCCAGCTCTTGAAATTCATCAACGCACAATTTTTTGCGCAGACGCTGGGAACGGTTAGTCGCCATTGGAACAATCCTCATAAGTAATAACGGGCGGCACTTTAGCAGTTTAAGACGGCAATTGCCCGACTCTCTGGGACGGGCGGCGCTTTGCCGATAAAAAAACCCGGATTCCCCGCTATCGTTCAGCTACAAGTAAGCTTGGGTTGGGGCATAATGCCGACACTTTCGTGACCAATGAGGGATTTTTCTTCCATACCCCTCGCCTTTTTCACCCTTCCCAGCAGTAGGGTCTTATTTCTTATGATCAAATCTTTACGTTCTGTTTTCCTCGCCGGCGTTCTCCTGCCACTGGCCGTTTGCGCCACCGCCGCCCCCGTCAATACCGCCCTGCCCCCCAGCGTTGCCCAAGCCCTTCAGAAGGCCAAACTGCAAAACACCGCGTTGTCCCTGGTGATGCTGCCGTTGAACGGCCCCGGAACGCCGACCGTATTCAATGCCGATGTTTCGGTAAACCCGGCCTCGACCATGAAACTGGTGACGACCTACGCGGCCCTGGAAATGCTCGGCCCCAACCATCAGTGGAAAACCGAGTTCTACACCGACGGCGTACTCAGCGGCGGCGTGTTGCGCGGCAACCTGTACCTCAAGGGCGGCGGCGATCCCAAGCTGAACATGGAGAAACTCTGGCTGCTGATGCGCGACCTGCGCGCCAACGGCGTACAGCAAGTCACCGGCGACCTGGTGCTGGATCGCAACTTCTTCCAGCAGCCGCAATTGCCGGAGTTCAATGACGACGGCAACGACGAGAACAAGCCGTTCCTGGTCAAGCCCGACGCCTTGCTGGTCAACCTCAAGGCCCTGCGTTTCGTGACGCGCAATGATGCGGGCCGGGTGATCGTGTCGGTCGAGCCGCCGATTGCGAGCATTCGCATCGACAACCAGGTGAAAGTGTCCAACGCCAAACAGTGCACTGGCGACGTGCGCTACAGCCCGATGACCGCAGCCGATGGCAGTGTGACCGTGACGGTCAGCGGCCAACTGGCCGACGGTTGCAGTTCGCAGACCTACTTGTCGCTGCTCGACCATGCCACCTACACCGCTGGCGCCGTGCGGGCGATCTGGAAGGAACTGGGCGGCACCATCCAGGGCCGCGACATCCAGGCGCCAGTGCCCAAGGATGCCAAGGTCCTGGCCCGTGCGTTCTCGCCGGACCTGGCGGAAATCATCCGTGACATCAACAAATACAGTAACAACACCATGGCCCAGCAGCTGTTCCTGAGCCTGGGTGCGCAGTTTCGCAACGATGCCGACGGCGACGATGCCAAGGCTGCGCAACGCGTAGTGCGTCAGTGGCTGGCGAAAAAAGGCATCACCGCGCCGCACCTGGTGATGGAGAACGGTTCCGGCCTGTCCCGCGCCGAACGGATCAGCGCCCGCGAGATGGCGGCGATGCTGCAAGCGGCCTGGAAAAGCCCTTACGCCGCCGAGTACATCAGCTCGCTGCCCATCGCGGGCACCGACGGCACCATGCGTAAACGCCTGAAAACCACCGCCATGCGCGGCGAAGCCCATGTGAAGACCGGTACCTTGAACACCGTACGCGCCATCGCCGGGTTCAGCCGCGACAACAACGGCAACACCTGGGCAGTGGTGGCGATTCTCAACGATTCCAAGCCGTGGGGCGCGTCGTCGGTGCTGGACCAGGTGCTGCTGGACCTGTATCGCCAGCCGAAGGCGGTTGCAGCCGCGCCGGTGCTCTAAGGCTATTGAGCACCGCTGCTGCAAGGCTGCACCCGGTCCCTGCCCGTCTGCTTGGCGGCATACACCGCCGAGTCGGCGCGCAGCAGCAAGCCATCGATGCCTTCATCGACACGCCAGCTGGCAACTCCGAAGCTGGCGGTGACAATGCCCACCGGCGCCATCGGCACACTGCGCAACGACTGCCACAGTTCCATCGCCAGGCGGTAAGCCTGGGCGCCGTCGGTGTTCGGGCATAGCACCACGAACTCTTCCCCACCCAACCGACAGAACACGTCGGTACGACGCAGGCGCTGGCTGATTCGCCTGCACAGCTCCTGCAATACGCCGTCGCCGACACCATGCCCGTGCTGGTCGTTGATCCGCTTGAAGTGGTCGATATCCAGCATGATCACCGACAGCGCGCCGGCCGTGCGGTTGAAGCGCAGCAGTTCGGCCTTCATGCGGTCCTGGAAATAGCGGCGATTGTGGATGCCCGTCAGGGAGTCAGTGATGGACAGCGTGCGCAGCTCTTCTTCGACGCGCTTGAGATCGGAAATATCCGACACATAGCCGTGCCACAACGTACCGCCGCCGGGGAGTTCTTCCGGTGTGGCCTCGCCACGAATCCAGCGCAGGCCGCGCTGGGGCAACAGCACGCGATACTCTTCGCGCCAATGGCTCAATTGCAGCGCCGACAGGCGTATCGAGGCGCGTACCCGCTCAACGTCCAGAGGGTGAATGCGCTCCAGCACCTTGCCGCCGTCCTGTTGCAACACGCCAAGCTCGATCTCATAGATATCGCGCATGCCTTCGCTGGCATATATGAAACGCCAGGTGTCGCCGGGCTCCAGGGTGAACTGGAAAATGCCGCCTGGCACATGGGCACTGAGCTTTTTCAGCAAGCGATCCCGTGCAGCCAAGGCCTCATAGGCGCGTTTCTGCTCAGTGATGTCCAGGTAAATGGCCAGGTGCCCGACCCACAGGCCATGGTCATCGAGCAACACGGTGGCCAGCATGTTGACGGTCAATGGGCTGCCATTTTCACGCAACAGCGTCCACTCGCGGGCGTCATGCTGGCTGTCCGGGCTTTCCACCAGCATCGCCTGGCTCGGTGCGATGCGCTTACCCAGCGCCACACTCAAACGCGCGGCCCGGGCTTCGAGTTCCGAGGCCAGGTGCAGGCTTTCCAGCGTCAGGCGTCCCACCACGTGCTCGCCCTTGAACCCCAGCATCCGCTCGGCGCCGGCGTTGAACGTGTTGATGACCCCGCGCAAGTCCGTGGCGATGATCGCCATGTGCGTCGCCGCGTTCAGCACGCTGCGCAATTGACCATGGGCGCCGCGCAGTTCCTGCTCACGCAGGCGCAACTGAGCAGTACGCTGCTCGACCAGCATCAGCGCCCGCTGGCGCTGGCTGACCAGCACGTAGAGCAAGGCACTGAACAGCGCACTCAACAGTACGCCCATGGCCAGTATGGTGTTGGTCGAAGAATGGTTGGCCTTGTCGAAAGTCTCGCTGGCACGCAGGCTCAACGCGTAGACATGATCACCAAGGGTCAGGCGGCGGGTGGCGACATAATCGCTGCCGCCGGGCGCATTACCGGATGCGTACAGCACACGCTGCTGAGTGTCGGAGGTGTCGACGATCTGCATCACCAGGTTATCCCGGTTCGACTTGGGCAAACCATCAGCCACCAGTTGGCGCATGCTGATCACCGCCATCACATAGCCGTACGGCTGGGCATCCGCCGCTTTACTCACCGGTGCCACCAGCAGCACCCCCGCGGCATAAGCCGGTTCCACACCCACCAGTTGCATGGGCTGGGACACCGCCGCCTTGCCACTTTTTTGCACACGCTCAAGCACAGCGCGCCGCAGGGGTTGGGCCAGCAGGTCAAAACCCAAGGGCGAACCCAGCAGACTTTGGGTCTGGCTGTACAGCACCGGTACATATTCATCGCGCTCGGACGCCGGCGCCAACTCACCTGCCGAATTCAGCTCACGGATGTTGAAAGGTACGCCGCGCTGGCGCGAGATCTCCTGTTCGAACTGCCTGCGCTGCTCCCGAGACACCCGCGGCGCCCAGGCATAGGCACGCGCATGCAACAACAAGGGTTGGGCGAAACCGTCGAATTCGCTGCGGGATACTTCGCCGGAGTTGACGAAAAAACGGCGCAGGCTGTCCAGGCGCAGCTCCTGGTCTTCGAAGCGCTCCTGGATCCGGCTGTAGCGCTCGCTGACCAGCAACTGGAAGCGCTGGCGCACCTGTTGCTGATAGAGGTCGGCAGCGGCCCACGCGATGACCAGGGTCAATGCGCTACCGGTTGCCAACACCACCACTGCCACCAGCCAAGCCGATGCCTGTTCACTGATAAAACCAAGGATTTTCGGGCGTACGGCTTGCATCGGCATAGGCAACACTCACAACGCCAGCGTGCGGGGTGTCACTTTGGCTGGACGTTAAGTTATAGCCATCGGTCGAGTGTTTGACCAGCGTAAATACTGCGAGCGCTTGCTGTGGGAGGGAGCAAGCTCCCTCCTATCGAAGCTCGCCCCTGCGGACAATCAGCGTGCGGTGATTTTCCAGGCGCGATGGATCTTCGCGTTGCGCGCAAAATCCGGGTCGATGGTCTTGTCGCTGATCTCCTCGACCGCATAGCGTTCGCTGAGGTTGTCTTCCAGCTGGAACTTGCGAAAGTTGTTCGAGAAGTACAGCACGCCGCCCGGTGCCAGG
This region of Pseudomonas sp. MUP55 genomic DNA includes:
- a CDS encoding YggL family protein, which encodes MATNRSQRLRKKLCVDEFQELGFELNLDFNEGLSEEAIDAFLEAFIKEAMEANGLGYVGGDDYGLVCLQKRGSVSEEQRAAVEAWLKTRSELTKAEVSPLLDVWYPEKPINSKN
- the guaD gene encoding guanine deaminase, whose product is MPLTRKAYRAAILHSIADPAEVGIDASYEYFEDGLLVIDNGQISAVGHAGDLLPTLPADIDVTHYQDALITPGLIDTHIHLPQTGMVGAYGEQLLDWLNTYTFPCESQFADKAHADEVADIFIKELLRNGTTTALVFGSVHPQSVNSFFEAAEKLDLRMIAGKVMMDRNAPDYLTDTPQSGYEQSKTLIERWHGKGRLHYAVTPRFAPTSTPEQLALAGQLLGEYPDLYMQTHISENKQEVEWVKALFPERNGYLDVYDHYKLLGERSVFAHGVHLCDEECARLAQTGSAVAFCPTSNLFLGSGLFNLPMAEKHKLNVGLGTDVGGGTSFSLLQTLNEAYKVMQLQGARLSPFKSLYLATLGGARALRLEDKIGTLQPGTDADFLVLDYNATPLLSYRLKQANNIAETLFVLMTLGDDRTVLQTYAAGQLVHQR
- a CDS encoding diguanylate cyclase, translated to MPMQAVRPKILGFISEQASAWLVAVVVLATGSALTLVIAWAAADLYQQQVRQRFQLLVSERYSRIQERFEDQELRLDSLRRFFVNSGEVSRSEFDGFAQPLLLHARAYAWAPRVSREQRRQFEQEISRQRGVPFNIRELNSAGELAPASERDEYVPVLYSQTQSLLGSPLGFDLLAQPLRRAVLERVQKSGKAAVSQPMQLVGVEPAYAAGVLLVAPVSKAADAQPYGYVMAVISMRQLVADGLPKSNRDNLVMQIVDTSDTQQRVLYASGNAPGGSDYVATRRLTLGDHVYALSLRASETFDKANHSSTNTILAMGVLLSALFSALLYVLVSQRQRALMLVEQRTAQLRLREQELRGAHGQLRSVLNAATHMAIIATDLRGVINTFNAGAERMLGFKGEHVVGRLTLESLHLASELEARAARLSVALGKRIAPSQAMLVESPDSQHDAREWTLLRENGSPLTVNMLATVLLDDHGLWVGHLAIYLDITEQKRAYEALAARDRLLKKLSAHVPGGIFQFTLEPGDTWRFIYASEGMRDIYEIELGVLQQDGGKVLERIHPLDVERVRASIRLSALQLSHWREEYRVLLPQRGLRWIRGEATPEELPGGGTLWHGYVSDISDLKRVEEELRTLSITDSLTGIHNRRYFQDRMKAELLRFNRTAGALSVIMLDIDHFKRINDQHGHGVGDGVLQELCRRISQRLRRTDVFCRLGGEEFVVLCPNTDGAQAYRLAMELWQSLRSVPMAPVGIVTASFGVASWRVDEGIDGLLLRADSAVYAAKQTGRDRVQPCSSGAQ
- the dacB gene encoding D-alanyl-D-alanine carboxypeptidase/D-alanyl-D-alanine-endopeptidase, which encodes MIKSLRSVFLAGVLLPLAVCATAAPVNTALPPSVAQALQKAKLQNTALSLVMLPLNGPGTPTVFNADVSVNPASTMKLVTTYAALEMLGPNHQWKTEFYTDGVLSGGVLRGNLYLKGGGDPKLNMEKLWLLMRDLRANGVQQVTGDLVLDRNFFQQPQLPEFNDDGNDENKPFLVKPDALLVNLKALRFVTRNDAGRVIVSVEPPIASIRIDNQVKVSNAKQCTGDVRYSPMTAADGSVTVTVSGQLADGCSSQTYLSLLDHATYTAGAVRAIWKELGGTIQGRDIQAPVPKDAKVLARAFSPDLAEIIRDINKYSNNTMAQQLFLSLGAQFRNDADGDDAKAAQRVVRQWLAKKGITAPHLVMENGSGLSRAERISAREMAAMLQAAWKSPYAAEYISSLPIAGTDGTMRKRLKTTAMRGEAHVKTGTLNTVRAIAGFSRDNNGNTWAVVAILNDSKPWGASSVLDQVLLDLYRQPKAVAAAPVL
- a CDS encoding GntR family transcriptional regulator produces the protein MNEQLQPLKKQPRAGKAGRSGTQDDIVYAHIFEAILEQRLAPGTKLSEEALGEIFGVSRTIIRRALSRLAHEGVVLLRPNRGAVVASPSVEEARQVFMARRLVERAITELAVQHATAEQLAELRQMVNDERDSFSRGDRGAGIRLSGEFHLKLAEAAKNAPLISFQRSLVSQTSLIIAQYESGNRSHCSYDEHTQLIDAIEARDAVLAVDLMMHHMDHIDSKLNLDEESASDDLHAVFSHLLQTKKPGRSSVKL
- a CDS encoding benzoate/H(+) symporter BenE family transporter, with translation MTDATQAPLRPLADTSPSALVAGFIAMMTGYTSSLVLMFQAGQAAGLTTAQISSWIWAISIGMAVCSIGLSLRYRTPITIAWSTPGAALLITSLGGVSYGEAIGAYITCAVLVTICGLTGSFEKLVKRIPASLAAALLAGILFKIGSEIFVAAQHRTGLVLGMFFTYLIIKRLSPRYAVLAALVIGTLLSGLMGLLDFSGFHLEVATPVWTTPHFSLAATISIGIPLFVVAMTSQNMPGVAVLRADGYTVPASPLITTTGLASLVLAPFGSHGINLAAISAAICTGPHAHEDRNKRYTAAVWCGVFYGIAGVFGATLAALFAALPKELVLSIAALALFGSIINGLSIAMNEPKEREAALITFMVTASGLTLFSIGSAFWGIVAGLLTLLILNGRRS